In a single window of the Natronosalvus caseinilyticus genome:
- a CDS encoding enoyl-CoA hydratase/isomerase family protein: MQVDDTGDVVRITFDRPDVLNAFSTETAVTLAEAIADVSPADHHAVVLTGEGTAFSAGGDIQAMAERREGPQEAFNRITETFGRVVEEMLECPVPTVAKVNGDAVGAGLAIVALSDFAYAVEDATFSCAFVRVGLIPDTGGTFLLPKLVGLRTAKELAFTGKFFDADEAADLDLINESVDPDDLEERVEETVDRLGRRPTETIALMKRAMHENLGRHWGEALEYENLLQVQAYTSDSHEEGVSAFLEGREPDFD; encoded by the coding sequence ATGCAGGTAGACGATACAGGCGACGTCGTTCGGATCACGTTCGATCGACCCGACGTGCTCAACGCCTTCTCGACGGAGACGGCCGTGACGCTCGCCGAGGCGATAGCCGACGTGTCGCCGGCTGACCACCACGCCGTCGTCCTAACGGGCGAAGGAACGGCGTTCAGCGCTGGTGGCGACATTCAGGCGATGGCCGAGCGGCGGGAGGGACCACAGGAGGCGTTCAACCGAATCACCGAGACGTTCGGCCGGGTCGTCGAGGAGATGCTCGAGTGCCCGGTGCCGACCGTCGCGAAGGTCAACGGCGACGCCGTCGGCGCCGGCCTGGCGATCGTCGCCCTCTCGGACTTCGCGTACGCCGTCGAGGACGCGACGTTCTCGTGTGCGTTCGTGCGTGTCGGGCTGATTCCCGACACCGGCGGGACGTTTCTCCTGCCGAAACTCGTCGGGTTGCGCACGGCGAAGGAACTCGCTTTTACTGGGAAATTCTTCGACGCCGACGAGGCAGCCGACCTCGACCTGATAAACGAATCCGTCGACCCCGACGACCTCGAGGAGCGCGTCGAGGAGACCGTGGATCGACTCGGACGTCGACCGACCGAAACCATCGCGCTGATGAAGCGGGCAATGCACGAAAACCTCGGTCGCCACTGGGGTGAGGCCCTCGAGTACGAGAACCTGTTGCAGGTGCAGGCGTACACCTCCGATTCCCACGAGGAGGGCGTATCGGCCTTTCTCGAGGGAAGAGAGCCGGATTTCGACTGA
- a CDS encoding asparagine synthase-related protein: MVGLTGRIGRSDEEPFAASLESLRHTDRLEATVTYDEGIVQLGHTAYSEYPIDSFERGRYRIRFEGKLYDVPDENRREELERVAPLLFEDEIATGDIDDGFKALRDWMLSVDGAFVLTVLDTETGELALCNDVLGRLPTYFYADAESMVFSRELRYVLESVDVAFDRLGAAQCLLFGYSLGNRTLVENVRRLRPGSLVRVRTDPIETSTHSVYTFSFDDPAHAHRSREQNATQLATRFVQACERRAGHFDTDLISLSGGLDSRSVLAGYHAAGCPVEAATMESPEYVPVSDVDIAQELAADFEVDWRTYDVGQPRGADLDTLVKTKNGHIGLMTSFVLTFLRHLEADYGASIAYITGDGGDKVLPDLTPTGSVHRDALVDYIVEENSILDIGQVSRITRVSEDAIRRSVRDHVQTYPETTVDGLYTHFLLYERAANFLFEGEDRNRLFFWSDTPFYSLPFFRYAMNCPPEQKRRYNLYRSFLEALSPKAASRTHAVYGAPVNSRRHVAAALLDDVLSRYPAVLETLKPIIKAVNDLDTDSDLDADTIDCIRRQVDRIEGVDVGLDTDELHRFLDTANDREKYAVYRIFAITSIVDDLSSTDRKSVLESREDAVFA, translated from the coding sequence ATGGTAGGGCTCACCGGTCGAATTGGGCGCTCAGACGAGGAACCGTTCGCGGCGTCGCTCGAGTCGCTCCGTCACACCGATCGGCTCGAGGCGACCGTTACTTACGACGAGGGCATCGTCCAGTTGGGACACACGGCGTATTCCGAATACCCAATCGACAGTTTCGAACGCGGACGATATCGAATTCGATTCGAGGGGAAACTGTACGACGTACCCGATGAGAACCGTCGCGAGGAACTCGAACGGGTTGCGCCGTTGTTGTTCGAGGACGAGATCGCCACCGGCGATATCGACGACGGGTTCAAAGCGCTTCGCGATTGGATGCTATCGGTCGACGGCGCGTTCGTATTGACCGTCCTCGATACCGAAACTGGCGAACTGGCCCTGTGTAACGACGTTCTCGGTCGGTTACCCACGTACTTCTACGCCGACGCGGAGTCTATGGTCTTCTCGCGAGAGCTTCGGTACGTGCTCGAGTCCGTCGACGTGGCATTCGATCGTCTGGGAGCCGCACAGTGTCTTCTCTTCGGCTACTCCCTGGGGAACCGAACGCTCGTCGAGAACGTGCGTCGTCTCCGACCGGGGTCGCTCGTTCGCGTTCGAACCGACCCCATCGAAACGAGCACGCATTCGGTGTACACGTTCTCCTTCGACGACCCGGCGCACGCCCACCGGAGCCGAGAACAGAACGCTACTCAACTGGCGACCCGGTTCGTTCAGGCATGTGAGCGTCGTGCAGGTCATTTCGACACGGATCTCATCTCGTTGAGCGGTGGTCTCGACTCGCGGTCGGTACTCGCTGGCTACCACGCCGCGGGTTGTCCGGTCGAGGCGGCGACGATGGAGTCTCCCGAGTACGTTCCCGTCTCGGATGTCGACATAGCTCAGGAGCTAGCCGCGGACTTCGAAGTCGACTGGCGAACGTACGACGTCGGCCAGCCTCGAGGGGCCGACCTCGACACGCTCGTGAAGACGAAAAACGGCCACATCGGTCTCATGACGTCCTTCGTCCTCACCTTCTTGCGCCATCTCGAAGCTGACTACGGGGCGTCGATTGCCTACATCACGGGCGACGGCGGTGACAAGGTGCTCCCGGACCTGACTCCCACGGGTTCGGTTCACAGAGACGCCCTCGTCGACTACATCGTCGAGGAGAATTCCATCCTGGACATCGGTCAGGTGTCTCGAATCACTCGCGTCTCCGAAGACGCGATCAGACGGAGCGTTCGCGACCACGTCCAAACCTACCCCGAAACGACTGTCGACGGCCTCTACACCCACTTTCTGCTCTACGAACGAGCCGCGAACTTTCTCTTCGAGGGCGAAGACCGAAACCGACTGTTCTTCTGGAGCGACACCCCGTTCTACTCGCTCCCGTTCTTCCGCTATGCGATGAACTGTCCGCCAGAACAGAAACGACGGTACAACCTCTACCGCTCGTTCCTCGAGGCGCTGTCGCCGAAAGCGGCGAGTCGAACCCACGCCGTCTACGGTGCTCCGGTCAATTCGAGACGCCACGTGGCAGCGGCCCTCCTCGACGACGTACTCTCGCGATATCCCGCCGTCCTGGAGACGCTCAAGCCGATCATCAAAGCCGTCAACGACCTCGATACGGATTCAGACCTCGATGCCGACACTATCGACTGCATCCGCCGCCAGGTCGATCGAATCGAAGGGGTAGACGTTGGACTCGATACTGACGAACTACATCGATTCCTCGATACCGCTAACGATCGGGAGAAATACGCCGTCTACCGCATCTTCGCGATCACTTCTATCGTCGACGACCTCTCCTCGACAGATCGAAAGAGCGTCCTCGAGTCGAGAGAGGACGCCGTCTTTGCCTGA